One Carassius carassius chromosome 20, fCarCar2.1, whole genome shotgun sequence DNA segment encodes these proteins:
- the LOC132095701 gene encoding pyroglutamyl-peptidase 1-like translates to MEQKKTVIVTGFEPFGEHAVNASWVAVQELEKLGLGHDVKLHVAEVPVEYQAVQSLLPSLWKHQLPQLVVHVGVSGMATTVTLEQCGHNRGYMRLDNCSFCPESRCCMEGGPDCIQSVIDMDAVCKRVNSSGLGVSVSVSKDAGRYLCDYTYYMSLFLGEGRSAFVHVPPLGKPYSAEQLARALRAVILEMLELMEHNKGKKHCLHNQ, encoded by the exons ATGGAGCAGAAGAAGACGGTTATCGTGACAG GCTTTGAGCCGTTCGGTGAACACGCTGTCAATGCCAGCTGGGTGGCAGTACAG GAGCTGGAGAAGCTGGGTCTGGGTCACGATGTAAAGCTTCACGTCGCTGAGGTTCCTGTGGAGTATCAGGCGGTCCAGAGTCTTCTGCCGTCTCTATGGAAACATCAGCTTCCTCAA TTAGTGGTCCATGTTGGAGTGTCCGGGATGGCCACAACAGTAACTCTTGAACAGTGTGGACATAACCGGGGTTACATGCGGCTGGATAACTGCAGCTTCTGTCCGGAGTCACGCTGCTGTATGGAGGGAGGACCCGACTGCATTCAGTCTGTCATAGACATGGACGCCGTCTGCAAGAGAGTCAACTCCTCCGGGCTCGgcgtctctgtgtctgtgtcaaAGGACGCCGGCAG GTATCTGTGTGATTACACCTACTACATGTCTCTGTTTCTGGGCGAGGGCAGGTCTGCGTTTGTGCACGTTCCTCCTCTGGGGAAGCCCTACAGCGCGGAGCAGCTCGCTCGGGCCCTCAGGGCCGTCATCCTGGAGATGCTCGAGCTGATGGAGCACAACAAGGGAAAGAAACACTGTCTGCACAACCAATGA
- the LOC132095981 gene encoding transcription factor JunD-like: MMKKDMSLNLNDQNSSSLKPDLRDAEGILSSPELGLLKLASPELERLIIQANGMVTTSPNSQFAYPKTVSDEQEFAEGFVKALEDLHKQNQLSGGACVPPMLNRLASGTDLPVYTNLSTYGSTTVNYSTDTIPFPPPPPAQPSLKDEPQTVPDMQSFGDSPPLSPINMDTQERIKAERKKLRNRIAASKCRKRKLERISRLEDKVKNLKSQNTELASTASVLREQVAQLKQRVMNHVNNGCQLLPNQVQAY; encoded by the coding sequence ATGATGAAGAAAGACATGAGTTTGAACCTAAACGACCAGAACAGCTCCAGCCTGAAGCCCGATCTGAGGGATGCTGAAGGGATCCTCAGTTCCCCCGAGCTGGGGCTCCTGAAGCTGGCTTCTCCGGAGCTGGAGAGGCTCATCATCCAGGCCAACGGAATGGTGACCACCTCGCCAAACTCCCAGTTCGCCTACCCTAAGACGGTGAGCGACGAGCAGGAGTTCGCGGAGGGATTCGTCAAAGCCCTGGAGGACCTTCACAAGCAGAACCAGCTGAGCGGAGGCGCGTGCGTCCCTCCGATGCTGAACAGACTCGCGAGCGGCACGGATCTGCCCGTGTACACGAACTTGAGCACGTACGGGAGCACCACGGTGAACTATTCCACGGACACCATTCCGTTCCCTCCTCCGCCGCCCGCGCAGCCGTCTCTGAAGGACGAGCCGCAGACCGTGCCGGACATGCAGAGCTTCGGCGACAGTCCTCCGCTGTCCCCCATCAACATGGACACACAGGAGCGCATCAAGGCCGAGCGGAAGAAGCTGCGCAACCGCATCGCCGCCTCCAAATGCCGCAAGCGGAAACTGGAGCGGATATCCCGGCTGGAAGACAAAGTGAAGAACCTGAAGAGCCAGAACACGGAGCTCGCGTCCACCGCGAGCGTGCTGAGAGAACAAGTGGCGCAGTTAAAACAGAGAGTGATGAACCACGTTAACAACGGGTGCCAGCTACTGCCTAACCAAGTGCAAGCTTATTAG